The Mangifera indica cultivar Alphonso chromosome 8, CATAS_Mindica_2.1, whole genome shotgun sequence genome has a window encoding:
- the LOC123223711 gene encoding isoprene synthase, chloroplastic-like yields the protein MALHLSSFPMPHLQVQVHNLHRPRYHPQRAQDGASMSRKVTCCVTATTQTSRGRSANYQPTIWDYNFVQSLRTEDVDEECENKAKKLEEEVRRMMNNENAELLSILELIDDIQRLGLGYRFHEDIKIALDRISMSWEEYDDDAKAENKLHSTALRFRLLRQNGCHISQDIFKIFIDQEGNYMEYLKKDVKGLLSLYEASYLAFEGEKLLDEAKTFSLTHLTQLNRKIDPIISDLVTHALENPLHQRLQRLEARWYIEVYSKRNDANHSLLELARLDFNRVQLIYKKDLKDLSRWWKEIDLASKVKFARDRLMECFFWTIGMIPDPQFNNCRKGLTKVVSLITILDDVYDLHGSLDELKLFTNAVERWDINCVNQLPNYMKLCFLALYNSVNEMGYDTLKEQGVNIIPSLTKAWLDLCKAFLEEAKWSYNKYTPTFEEYLHYAWLSSSGTLLLVHSYFLFNQGITDEALDSLEKYHNLCRRPSVIFRLYNDLSTFKAEEERGETASSILCYMQERGLSEEIAREDIKKLIEKNWRQMNKEVSEKHPFSQAFVETVIHLARTAHCTYQNGDGHGHPDARIKKRILSVIIDPI from the exons ATGGCACTACATCTCTCTAGTTTTCCCATGCCTCATTTACAGGTCCAGGTACATAATCTTCACAGACCTAGATACCATCCACAAAGAGCACAGGATGGCGCTTCGATGAGTCGAAAAGTTACGTGTTGCGTGACAGCGACTACACAAACTTCCCGTGGTAGATCTGCAAATTACCAGCCAACCATTTGGGATTACAATTTTGTGCAGTCTCTACGGACTGAAGATGTG gaTGAAGAATGCGAGAACAAGGCAAAGAAGCTGGAGGAGGAGGTGAGGCGTATGATGAACAATGAAAATGCAGAATTGTTGAGCATTCTTGAATTGATTGACGACATTCAGCGACTAGGTTTAGGATACCGGTTCCATGAGGACATAAAGATAGCTCTTGACAGAATTAGTATGTCTTGGGAAGAATATGATGATGATGCCAAAGCAGAAAACAAACTCCATTCCACTGCTCTAAGATTCAGGCTCCTTAGACAAAATGGTTGTCATATTTCTCAAG atattttcaagattttcatcGACCAAGAAGGCAATTACATGGAATACTTGAAAAAGGATGTCAAAGGGTTACTAAGTTTGTATGAAGCCTCATATCTTGCATTTGAAGGAGAAAAACTCTTGGATGAGGCCAAAACCTTCTCACTAACACATCTCACtcaattaaatagaaaaattgacCCAATCATATCAGATCTTGTTACACATGCTTTAGAGAATCCGTTGCATCAAAGATTGCAAAGGCTGGAAGCTCGGTGGTATATTGAAGTCTACAGTAAAAGAAATGATGCAAATCATTCCCTACTTGAACTTGCCCGGCTTGATTTTAACAGGGTGcaattaatatacaaaaaagaTCTTAAAGATTTATCAAG GTGGTGGAAAGAGATTGATCTAGCAAGCAAAGTGAAATTTGCTAGAGACAGGTTGATGGAATGCTTTTTTTGGACAATTGGAATGATCCCAGATCCACAATTTAATAATTGTCGTAAGGGACTTACGAAAGTAGTTTCACTTATAACAATCCTGGATGATGTCTATGATTTACATGGTTCTTTAGATGAATTGAAGCTATTTACAAATGCGGTTGAAAG ATGGGATATCAATTGTGTGAATCAACTACCAAACTATATGAAATTATGCTTCCTAGCACTCTACAACAGTGTTAATGAGATGGGTTATGACACTCTAAAAGAACAAGGAGTGAACATTATTCCATCCCTTACGAAAGCG TGGCTAGACTTGTGCAAAGCATTTTTAGAAGAAGCAAAATGGAGTTATAATAAATACACACCAACATTTGAGGAATATCTACACTACGCATGGCTATCATCATCGGGGACACTTCTTTTGGTTCATTCCtactttttatttaatcaagGTATCACCGATGAAGCGCTCGACTCTTTAGAAAAGTATCATAATCTGTGTCGCAGGCCATCTGTTATTTTTCGACTTTACAATGATTTAAGTACTTTCAAG GCTGAGGAAGAAAGAGGTGAAACCGCAAGTTCAATATTATGCTATATGCAAGAAAGAGGTTTATCAGAGGAAATTGCTCGTGAAGATATAAAGAAACTTATTGAGAAAAACTGGAGACAAATGAATAAGGAGGTGAGTGAAAAGCATCCATTTTCACAAGCTTTTGTAGAAACAGTTATTCATCTTGCTCGGACAGCCCATTGCACATACCAAAATGGAGATGGACATGGACATCCAGATGCTAGAATTAAGAAAAGAATCCTATCGGTAATAATTGATCCCATTTAA